From Pontibacter actiniarum, a single genomic window includes:
- a CDS encoding S-adenosylmethionine:tRNA ribosyltransferase-isomerase has product MTNPKKLAIKDFVYELPDKRIAKFPLPERDQSKLLHYRQGQIVDRTFTDLPQLLPPHTLLVFNDTKVVQARLLMQKETGGLVEIFCLEPVAPHREVQLAMQQTGSSTWKCLVGNNKRWKSGPVKLHFEGGILEAAREAQQEGHFLIRFTWDPAELTFAEVLERCGRLPLPPYLNRDLTPDDHTRYQTIYANQQGAVAAPTAGLHFTARVMHQLQAAGMDTAYLTLHVGAGTFKPVKAEVMEEHEMHAEQLYITRTFLQRLLRQLDNPVIPVGTTSMRSLESLYWLGAKVLEQPELPMQQLHVTQWQAYESTNPPAATNALQALLAYMDRQGTDYLHASTQIIIAPGYTFRICRGLVTNFHQPESTLLLLVSALIGENWRTVYKHALDNGYRFLSYGDSSLLLP; this is encoded by the coding sequence ATGACCAACCCCAAAAAGCTGGCGATAAAGGATTTTGTGTATGAGCTGCCCGATAAGCGGATTGCAAAGTTCCCGTTGCCGGAGCGCGACCAGTCTAAACTCCTGCACTACCGCCAGGGCCAGATAGTAGACCGCACCTTTACCGACCTGCCGCAGCTGTTGCCACCGCATACGCTGCTGGTGTTTAACGACACCAAGGTGGTGCAGGCAAGGCTGCTGATGCAAAAAGAAACGGGTGGTTTGGTAGAGATTTTTTGCCTGGAGCCGGTGGCCCCTCACCGCGAGGTGCAGCTGGCCATGCAACAGACCGGCAGCAGCACCTGGAAATGCCTGGTAGGTAACAACAAGCGTTGGAAGAGCGGCCCTGTAAAATTACATTTTGAGGGAGGCATACTGGAGGCAGCGCGCGAGGCACAGCAGGAGGGCCATTTCCTGATACGTTTCACGTGGGACCCTGCCGAACTGACTTTCGCAGAGGTGCTGGAGCGCTGTGGCCGGCTGCCGCTGCCCCCTTACCTCAACCGCGACCTCACCCCCGACGACCATACCCGCTACCAGACCATCTACGCCAACCAGCAAGGGGCCGTAGCTGCCCCAACGGCAGGCCTCCATTTTACAGCGCGCGTAATGCACCAGTTGCAGGCTGCCGGCATGGATACGGCCTACCTGACGCTGCACGTGGGCGCTGGCACGTTCAAACCGGTAAAGGCCGAGGTGATGGAAGAGCACGAGATGCACGCAGAGCAACTTTATATTACCAGAACGTTTCTCCAGCGCCTGCTCCGGCAGTTGGATAACCCTGTTATCCCGGTGGGCACCACCAGCATGCGCTCCCTGGAAAGCCTGTACTGGCTGGGGGCAAAGGTACTGGAGCAGCCGGAGCTGCCCATGCAGCAGCTGCATGTTACCCAGTGGCAAGCCTACGAAAGCACAAACCCGCCTGCTGCCACCAACGCGCTGCAGGCGCTGCTAGCGTACATGGACCGCCAGGGCACCGATTACCTGCATGCCAGCACCCAGATCATTATAGCACCCGGGTATACTTTCCGCATCTGCCGTGGCCTAGTGACGAACTTCCACCAGCCGGAGAGCACGCTGCTCCTGCTGGTGTCTGCCCTGATCGGGGAAAACTGGCGCACCGTGTACAAGCATGCCCTGGATAACGGCTACCGCTTTCTCAGCTATGGCGACAGCTCTCTGCTGCTGCCGTAG
- a CDS encoding type IX secretion system membrane protein PorP/SprF, translating into MKLLHLLLVLVIATAPVCAQQLPQHTQYVQNNFLLNPAVAGIESYVDLRSGYRSQWVGLEGAPSSFYASVHTPLNKHDRNAPQRHMRGNNAAAGANKNNRFHLKPHHGLGAVAQMDKAGLLRTFSLNLSYAYHLPLTSSLNLSGGVTAGLTQYRLKKEDLNLVTPNDPFLAGEFGSMNKADLGLGLWLYSSNFYVGISGLQLLRSETSKSEGDPRATLQKHYYATGGIRIRASALVTLTPSVMVKVAENGLSMVDLNTKLTYARRFWVGGSYRHHDALTGTVGIYVNHLLDVSYSQDITTSDLNKVSANSHEVVLGIKLNNPQKVVCPQWIW; encoded by the coding sequence ATGAAGCTCCTACACCTTTTACTCGTCCTGGTTATAGCCACAGCGCCTGTGTGTGCACAGCAGCTGCCACAGCACACGCAGTATGTACAAAACAACTTTCTGCTGAACCCCGCCGTTGCAGGCATCGAAAGTTACGTAGACCTGCGCTCGGGCTACCGCTCCCAGTGGGTGGGCCTGGAGGGGGCCCCTTCCAGTTTCTACGCCAGCGTGCACACCCCGCTAAACAAGCACGACAGAAACGCGCCGCAGCGGCACATGCGTGGCAACAACGCGGCTGCAGGAGCCAACAAGAACAACCGCTTCCACCTAAAACCGCACCACGGGCTTGGGGCTGTTGCGCAGATGGACAAGGCCGGCCTGCTCAGGACATTTTCGCTTAACCTGAGCTACGCGTACCACCTGCCCCTTACCAGCAGCCTGAACCTCTCCGGTGGTGTAACTGCCGGCCTTACCCAATACCGGCTTAAGAAGGAGGACCTAAACCTGGTAACGCCGAACGACCCGTTCCTGGCAGGAGAGTTTGGAAGTATGAACAAGGCGGACCTGGGGCTGGGGCTCTGGCTGTACAGCAGCAACTTCTATGTTGGCATATCGGGCTTGCAGCTGCTCCGAAGCGAGACAAGCAAATCGGAAGGAGACCCGCGCGCAACGCTCCAGAAACACTATTACGCGACCGGCGGTATCCGGATAAGGGCATCCGCACTGGTCACGCTCACACCGTCCGTTATGGTAAAAGTGGCTGAAAACGGGCTTTCCATGGTGGATCTGAACACCAAACTGACATACGCCCGGCGCTTTTGGGTAGGCGGCTCTTACCGGCACCACGATGCGCTCACGGGCACTGTCGGTATTTATGTAAACCACTTGCTGGATGTCAGCTACTCCCAGGACATCACCACCTCGGACCTCAACAAGGTTAGCGCCAACAGCCATGAGGTAGTGCTGGGCATCAAGCTGAACAACCCGCAAAAGGTAGTTTGCCCACAGTGGATTTGGTAA
- a CDS encoding DUF2721 domain-containing protein produces MEITLTTPALLFPALSLLLLAFTNRFLGLANLIRSLKDRYASTQNRLVYSQIENLRVRLILIRNMQAFGSLSMFGCVLCMFVLFAGYETLGKYVFGFSLLMMLISLALAIREIQISVKALELELDDLKGSSAGQ; encoded by the coding sequence ATGGAGATCACCCTGACCACTCCTGCTTTGCTGTTCCCGGCGCTGTCGCTGCTGCTGCTGGCCTTCACCAACCGCTTTCTGGGCCTGGCCAACCTTATCCGCAGCCTTAAGGACCGCTACGCCTCCACCCAAAACCGGCTGGTGTACAGCCAGATCGAGAACCTGCGCGTGCGCCTTATCCTGATCCGCAACATGCAGGCCTTTGGGAGCCTGAGCATGTTCGGCTGCGTGCTCTGCATGTTTGTGCTGTTCGCCGGCTACGAAACCCTCGGTAAGTATGTATTCGGTTTCAGCCTGCTCATGATGCTCATTTCCCTGGCCCTGGCCATTCGCGAGATACAGATTTCTGTCAAAGCCCTGGAGCTGGAGCTGGACGACCTGAAAGGAAGTTCCGCAGGCCAATAA
- a CDS encoding gliding motility-associated C-terminal domain-containing protein encodes MKTRLLLLALLLLFYFNASATHIVGGEFELQHLSEYNYRLFFNLYFDQLNGSPGAKDGTVRVTIFEKGTNQSVTTVILPLRSEKPMSYTNVGCTTSNLKTTKMVYSEDIYLDPAIYNSPAGYYVAWERCCRNNTINNIAAPESAGTTFYMEFPAVVKEGAPFVNSSPRLSPPPNDYACVGELFYYNFSSTDADGDELVYDLVTPLNGYSSPNNVSPPASSAPYSEIRWLPGYSNASQIQGAPALSIDSETGRLTVTPLNVGLFVFGVRCQEFRNGVKIGEVRRDFQLLVKACHRNETPEVTAVTHGSSTPYQEGQVLRIGPTDSRCIKVYFTDPDKDEPLTLAAKPVNFNNHYFRFEGDTTGIVNTANGQRVLEASLCLDRCFTTNGETYLLDLITSDDGDNGCGLPRQDTLRISMIVEPMSDTPPTLSFSTNKRVIEVAAGETVSFDVTGSDPDEEEVIVSAVGKNFNLNSANITFSPAAGVGTVSAPFSWQIDCEAVKQPSYEIAFTVTTPTCGQNVTRTETIEIRTKQFTIEDNVASGEQTICSGQVPDGLTGSTPTGGPAAYTYSWEVSTTSASSGFTEAPGSSNAQDYSPEALTSTTWFRRRVTSGLCTESISAPVKVTVNKPIRNNAVSGNQTICKNTAPALLKGTAPQGGNGSYTYRWEYSTVSGNSGFRPAEGNNTAQNYQPAALSQTTWFKRIVQSQPCEAVPSQVIQVTVVPTITRNTVSGNQLVCYAQAPAQLTGTTPAGGSGGYTYRWEYSTVSATAGFAPAPGTHTNAAYTAGPLTQNTWFRRVAASGPCEDVSNTVLVTVDPLPAPPTAEGAIICPAETATLQASSPAAGYVLEWYDQPAGGRLLHTGSTYTTPALHTTTSYYVQTVNSNGCATAERIPVSATVMPPTADAGPDQTIIQGKYAELRAKGGTTYTWSPATSLSDPTLPNPVAKPQETITYTVTTTSEYGCVYTDEVTVTVLPRVEPTNAITMNGDQVNDTWHIRNIEHYPDCRVKIFTRWGALIYESQGYKEPWNGTHHGKSLPMAAYYYVIELGVGKEQVAGSITLIK; translated from the coding sequence ATGAAAACACGTTTACTGCTGCTGGCACTGCTGCTGCTCTTTTACTTTAACGCCTCTGCAACGCACATTGTAGGCGGTGAGTTTGAGTTGCAGCACCTGTCAGAGTACAACTACAGGCTCTTCTTTAACTTGTACTTCGACCAACTCAACGGCTCCCCCGGGGCAAAAGACGGCACCGTGCGGGTCACGATTTTTGAGAAGGGCACCAATCAGTCGGTCACCACGGTGATACTGCCACTCCGGTCCGAAAAGCCCATGAGCTACACCAATGTGGGCTGCACCACCAGCAACCTGAAAACCACAAAAATGGTGTACTCCGAGGACATTTACCTGGACCCCGCCATTTATAACAGCCCAGCCGGGTACTACGTGGCCTGGGAACGCTGCTGCCGCAACAACACCATCAACAACATCGCGGCGCCCGAATCGGCAGGCACAACATTTTACATGGAGTTCCCGGCAGTCGTAAAAGAGGGGGCCCCTTTTGTGAACTCCTCCCCCCGCCTTTCGCCGCCGCCCAACGACTACGCCTGCGTAGGGGAGCTTTTCTACTACAACTTCAGCAGCACCGACGCTGACGGCGATGAACTGGTGTATGACCTGGTGACGCCGCTCAACGGGTACAGCTCCCCCAATAATGTTTCGCCCCCCGCCTCCAGCGCCCCCTACTCCGAAATCAGGTGGCTACCCGGCTACTCCAACGCCAGCCAGATACAGGGCGCCCCGGCTCTCAGCATCGACAGCGAGACAGGGCGGCTTACCGTTACCCCCCTTAACGTAGGCTTGTTTGTGTTCGGGGTTCGGTGCCAGGAGTTCAGGAACGGTGTAAAGATAGGTGAGGTAAGAAGGGATTTCCAGCTACTGGTAAAGGCCTGCCACCGAAACGAGACACCGGAGGTAACCGCTGTGACGCATGGCTCTTCCACTCCTTACCAGGAGGGTCAGGTGCTGCGCATCGGGCCAACCGACTCCCGCTGCATAAAAGTATACTTTACAGACCCCGACAAAGACGAGCCGCTCACGCTTGCGGCCAAGCCGGTTAACTTTAACAACCACTATTTTCGGTTTGAAGGCGATACCACCGGTATCGTGAACACGGCCAACGGCCAGCGGGTGCTCGAGGCATCGCTTTGCCTGGACAGGTGCTTTACCACAAACGGGGAGACCTACCTGCTCGACCTGATTACCAGTGACGACGGCGATAACGGCTGCGGCCTGCCCCGGCAGGACACCCTGCGCATCAGCATGATCGTGGAGCCGATGTCGGACACGCCCCCCACCCTCTCTTTCTCAACAAACAAAAGGGTAATAGAGGTAGCAGCCGGAGAGACGGTCAGCTTTGACGTGACGGGCAGCGACCCGGATGAGGAGGAGGTGATTGTTTCGGCGGTTGGCAAGAACTTCAACCTTAACTCTGCTAACATCACGTTTTCACCTGCCGCTGGGGTCGGCACGGTTTCCGCCCCCTTTTCCTGGCAGATTGATTGTGAAGCGGTAAAGCAGCCTTCTTACGAAATCGCCTTCACCGTCACCACTCCCACCTGTGGCCAAAACGTTACCAGGACCGAAACCATAGAGATCAGGACAAAGCAGTTTACGATAGAAGACAACGTTGCCTCTGGTGAGCAGACGATATGTTCGGGGCAGGTACCGGACGGCCTTACCGGCAGCACGCCCACCGGGGGGCCTGCCGCTTATACTTACAGCTGGGAGGTGAGCACCACCAGCGCCAGCAGCGGCTTTACAGAAGCACCAGGCAGCAGCAACGCCCAAGACTACAGCCCTGAGGCGCTCACCAGCACCACCTGGTTCAGAAGAAGGGTAACATCCGGCCTTTGCACCGAAAGTATAAGTGCCCCAGTAAAAGTGACGGTAAACAAGCCTATTCGGAACAACGCGGTGTCCGGCAACCAAACAATCTGTAAAAACACCGCTCCTGCGCTTTTAAAAGGAACTGCCCCCCAGGGGGGCAACGGCAGCTACACGTACCGCTGGGAATACAGCACTGTGAGCGGCAACAGCGGTTTTAGACCGGCAGAGGGCAACAACACCGCGCAGAACTACCAACCCGCCGCACTCTCCCAAACAACCTGGTTCAAGCGCATTGTGCAGTCGCAGCCGTGCGAAGCTGTTCCAAGCCAAGTGATACAGGTAACGGTGGTGCCCACTATCACGCGGAACACCGTTTCCGGTAACCAGCTGGTGTGTTATGCCCAGGCTCCGGCGCAGTTGACGGGCACCACACCAGCCGGAGGGAGTGGCGGCTATACGTACCGCTGGGAGTACAGCACCGTGAGCGCCACGGCCGGTTTTGCGCCCGCACCGGGTACGCACACGAACGCTGCCTACACAGCCGGCCCTTTAACGCAAAACACCTGGTTCAGGCGCGTAGCAGCGTCGGGGCCCTGCGAGGACGTCAGCAACACCGTACTTGTAACCGTTGACCCTTTGCCTGCACCGCCTACTGCCGAAGGGGCTATTATCTGCCCGGCCGAAACCGCAACCTTACAGGCCAGCTCGCCTGCAGCCGGATATGTGCTGGAGTGGTACGATCAGCCAGCCGGAGGCCGCCTGCTCCACACAGGCAGCACCTACACGACACCTGCCCTGCACACCACCACCAGCTACTATGTGCAAACGGTAAACAGCAACGGCTGTGCTACCGCAGAAAGAATACCTGTGTCCGCAACCGTGATGCCTCCCACCGCTGACGCAGGCCCGGACCAAACCATCATCCAGGGAAAGTATGCGGAGCTGAGGGCAAAGGGAGGCACCACCTACACCTGGTCACCGGCCACCTCGCTCTCTGACCCTACCCTGCCGAACCCGGTTGCCAAACCACAGGAAACAATTACCTACACCGTCACCACAACGTCGGAGTATGGCTGCGTGTACACCGATGAAGTAACCGTTACCGTACTGCCGCGCGTGGAGCCCACCAACGCTATCACCATGAACGGTGATCAGGTGAATGACACCTGGCACATCCGCAACATCGAGCACTACCCCGACTGCCGCGTCAAGATCTTTACCAGGTGGGGCGCCCTGATTTATGAATCGCAGGGATACAAGGAACCCTGGAACGGCACCCACCACGGCAAGTCACTGCCTATGGCCGCCTACTATTATGTGATAGAGCTGGGTGTAGGAAAGGAGCAGGTTGCAGGAAGCATCACCCTGATAAAATAA